One window of Metopolophium dirhodum isolate CAU chromosome 3, ASM1992520v1, whole genome shotgun sequence genomic DNA carries:
- the LOC132940429 gene encoding nuclear cap-binding protein subunit 2-like, whose protein sequence is MTDISSYRDQHFKGSRGELDKMLRLSTTMYIGNLAFYTTEGQIYELFSKCGDIKRIVMGLDKFKKTPCGFCFIEYYTREDAENCMRFVNGTRLDDRIIRTDWDAGFLEGRQYGRGKTGGQVRDEYRTDYDIGRGGYGKNAQPKADMIIFGRNKDALPME, encoded by the coding sequence ATGACTGACATAAGCTCGTATAGAGACCAACACTTTAAAGGCTCTCGTGGTGAGCTGGACAAGATGTTGCGTTTGTCGACGACCATGTACATTGGAAACTTAGCGTTTTATACGACGGAGGGTCAGATATACGAGTTGTTCTCAAAGTGTGGCGATATTAAGCGCATCGTCATGGGCCTGGATAAATTCAAGAAAACACCCTGTGGCTTTTGCTTTATTGAGTACTATACAAGAGAGGATGCTGAGAATTGTATGCGTTTCGTCAATGGCACCCGACTGGACGACCGCATCATAAGAACAGACTGGGACGCCGGATTTCTGGAAGGTAGACAATATGGCCGTGGAAAAACAGGCGGCCAAGTGCGGGACGAGTATAGGACTGATTATGACATCGGCCGAGGTGGATATGGCAAAAACGCTCAACCCAAAGCGGACATGATAATATTCGGCAGAAACAAAGACGCCCTTCCAATGGAATGa